The genomic DNA TCACCTTGCTACAAAGGGTTGGATCAGGATTTGGTAGGCCATAATCAGTCATTGAGGCACCATTCTTGACAAACAATCTATCGAGTTCAAGTAGGTCATGATTTCTCAGATGTTCTTCTGGCACTTTATAACGAGGCAGGCCTACCATCTTTCTAATTTTATGGTGTATATCATCAGTGAAGTACATATAGAACTCAGAAAATAAAGAAAGTGCATCACAAACAGAGCAAAAAAGTATTATAGTAACAAGCAACTGGCGCATTTGAGAAGCTGTACCCCAAACAGATGCTTCCTTGAGACATTCACGCCACTCATTGTCGTCACCAAGAAGTCCAGCAGCTTGACACACATCCTTAAACGTTGGGTGCAGGACACCACTAACTGTACGAAGGTCCTCATACGATGTAGCACCCTTGGCAACATTCAGAAGCATACGGAGGTAGTAGAGCTCACCACAGCTAGGATTGATATATATAGCCCTGCCGATCTTTCTAGATCCCTTACGTGAATGCCATGCCTTAGCCTTTCTATTCCAAACCCATTTTGTTGGGAATTCTATGTATGTTAACTCTCGAGCAGCTGGGGAAATCGTATTAGCAGTAAACCACTCTGTTAATGTTGTCTGCATGTAACGAGGGTCATCTACAATATTGGCCAATGGCTGGTCAGCTGGGTACACAATACTATTCATCAAGGGAAGATGCACAGCTAACCTTTCCACTGCTGGCGTCCTAAAGTGGATATCAAATTCGAACATACGCCAGATAGCCTCGTGGGAGGATAAATAGCGACAATCAATGTATTCCCGGACCTCGTCAACATCATCAGGGTGCTTCTGCGCATTTACTGGCTGGTCACCAAGGCTGCTAATGGCTTCACCATGGGAATCACTACAGGGCGCACCAGCTCCAAAGGTCTCGATGACAGCCCTAGCACGGTCTGGACCCTTTGTAATATACTTAAACAGGTATTTGATTAGATGGGTTTTATTGCACCACTCCACATTTATATGGGCCCTAAACCGTTTCAATAATGCCAAATTATAGGGGACAACCCACCCATTATCAAGCCTGATTCCATATCGCTCAACGAAATTTGCAGCCTCAGGCCCGCGCCTGTACTGCACGAAACCATCCTCACCTACTATTGTGCTTGCTTCGTAACCCTTAGGGAAGAATTTTGAGCACCTATTGTTTTTCATGCACGCACATTTTTTGTTAAGCTCGCCACAAGGGCCATGCACCATAAATTCATCGACAATACTATAACCCAAAGGATCAACTGATTTATCCGGTATCTCTGCAGATATTATTGAGTCAATAAAAGAGGGGCGAGGGTCCTTTGTATTACCTTCAAGCCAAACCAAAATATGGACGTGAGGCAGGCCGCGCTTCTGAAATTCCACAGTGTAGAGCACTACGACCAAGAAACAATAGCAGCAATATTAACTCACGGCAGAGCAcatcgtttcaaaaaaaaatgcatgtaTGCATGCACATATACACCCAAACAATATATTCAGCGCCTTATTTTCAGCAACCACAGCGCAAGGCAGGTGAACAAAAAAGGAAACAAAGCGCGTGATACCAACAGGCCTACTGCCCACTCTCATACATTGCTGCGTCCTAGCATGGGCTGGGGCTTTTGTAATATACTCAAAAATAATGGAGTATTTAATTGCAAAGCACAACAAAATATATGTGCCAAAAAAACTGATACTCATACCTGCTTGTGCCTTCCCAAAGTAAGTGCCTTTCTTCAACTCAGAAACAAGCTCGTCGACCTTTAATTTGAAGACTCGGCTAACTATGTCAGGTCTAGCGTCAGGACTCTGCCCTGGAATAAATGCAAGAGCGTCAGCTATTTCCTGCcactttggattgcaggtaaaAGTAATAAACAGGTCTGGGGGCCCATAAAATCGACAGATTGCCATTGCATCCTGATAGTTCTGTATCATGTATCTTTTACTCCAAGTGAAGCTAGCAGGTAAAATAACCTTTTTCCCAACATTGTTTCCATCCACATCACCCTTAAGCAGAGCATCCTCAATACCCTTGTACACCTCAGACCTTagatttttgttattttttacaATGTATCTAAGCCTGTTCTCCTCTACAGATGCATAAGCATCGACAATGTACTGCTGAAATAGCCGGTCACCGCGTATCAGCGTTGTTGCCTCACATCTACGTTGCTGTAATCGGAAAGCATAATATTCAAGCATGGTTACCTCACCCCTAACTCCAACACGCAAAGTTCCTGAACGGTTATATTTAATTCCTAACTTGAACCCTTGCTCCCCATAAGGGAACAAGATTGGGTACTGTAAGGCCATATAGTTTGCATGAAGATTACTGATTCTTCTAAGCCCACCACCTCTATCCTGAATGATTACATCAGGACTCTTCTTATCTTCGGAGAAATCCCCTACTATTAAACCAGCTATCTCAGATCCTGCTGGTGCACTATACTGAGGTGCTTCTTTTGACCTATCGTGCAGGAGCCTAAGGCGTAAAGGCTGGACTTGGCTTCCTCCCAAAAGGTCCCTAGCTGCCCTAAATGATTTTACCAGCTCATTCGACTCGTCGAACATCCGTACCAAGCCTTCGACAATTTTTTTATCAACTCCATTATTTTTATCGCACTCCCTGTCCCTATCAAAAATTGACATTCGATTCTGAATCTCATTTTCAGTGTCAAAAATATAGAGTTGTGCATACACTGGGGGTTTACCCTCATCCGGTAGCAAAGAACCAATCCGATGATGGACCTGACCATTAATTTTGAACACATATGGCCCAGGTTCCTTATTTATACAAGTATCAATTTTGGCACCAAGTGATGTGAAAGCGAACATTGAATTATATGATCTTATGGACTTAATGAAGTATTTAGACAAAACATCACCGTGTGGATCCAGCAACCCAGCCAGGAACTGAGGAGGATCCCTTTGAAACGGCAAGAGAACTTTACCTCCACGACAACAAAGATGGAAACGAATACAGCCTCCTTCACCTGAGTAGGACCTTTTCACGCGCTCCTGGTGCCAGAACTGCGCGCCGCAGTACTGGCACGCGTGCGCAGGAGGGCCGTAGTATGAAATCCCAGGTGTAAGGTACACTATACAGCCATCAGGAGAATAGGTAAGCCACACAAACGATCACTCAAAtggttcttttatgagtgcCTCTAATAAAATAATCTAGGCTAAATATTCGCACCTTGATTTTCCGCCTGGGCCAGACACTTTCCTGCACCACGAATCAAAACCAGCGCTCACTAATAAATAGGGGAACCTATAAAGTGGACACAAAGAATCATTCAGTTCACCTTCTTTCTTTCCCTGTCTTGTGGATCTTCGGCGAGCTTGCCTCCCACGAACTGTACCCTCAGCAGTTGCCACTGATGGAGAAGGGAAGAAAAAATCTAGCATAACTATCAGGTCAATAAAATCAAAACTATACTCTTGGGGCATGAGAATGGAAAGAGCAAAAGTCCATGGGCAGCTTTTTCGTGTTTCCATAATCACCAAACAAGTGCAGGCAACCTGCATGGATCCCACGCATACTGGTATTTGTGTTTGTAAAATTATTCCTTGCATAATTCGTTCCTTGCAGGGGGGGGGGACTCCTTGCTAGGAGGCCAAACAAGTTCTCTGTGCGGGATCGCTAAGTCCATTTCCATTATCTGGCGGACATCATTATCCCCAATCTTCCCTATTACAGGGCTAGCCTCAGGATTTCGAACATGGTATTCAAATTCTCACAAgggtaaaaaaaatttcatggcTTAAATCCTGGTACCTGGCATCTATAAGTGAGTATAGCATCAATTAGTGCAAATGGGCTATATAATATAAGAGGAACAGAATAAGCTATCTAAGTTAGATCAAACGCAACGATCAaactaaagtaattaaaatagGAGGCTTTGCAATCTCGTCACTAATATTCCAATCGAAGTAGGCAGCTGTATACTTTTAGTACCTATTAGGTACCT from Panicum virgatum strain AP13 chromosome 7N, P.virgatum_v5, whole genome shotgun sequence includes the following:
- the LOC120683074 gene encoding uncharacterized protein LOC120683074, coding for MFDESNELVKSFRAARDLLGGSQVQPLRLRLLHDRSKEAPQYSAPAGSEIAGLIVGDFSEDKKSPDVIIQDRGGGLRRISNLHANYMALQYPILFPYGEQGFKLGIKYNRSGTLRVGVRGEVTMLEYYAFRLQQRRCEATTLIRGDRLFQQYIVDAYASVEENRLRYIVKNNKNLRSEVYKGIEDALLKGDVDGNNVGKKVILPASFTWSKRYMIQNYQDAMAICRFYGPPDLFITFTCNPKWQEIADALAFIPGQSPDARPDIVSRVFKLKVDELVSELKKGTYFGKAQAVLYTVEFQKRGLPHVHILVWLEGNTKDPRPSFIDSIISAEIPDKSVDPLGYSIVDEFMVHGPCGELNKKCACMKNNRCSKFFPKGYEASTIVGEDGFVQYRRGPEAANFVERYGIRLDNGWVVPYNLALLKRFRAHINVEWCNKTHLIKYLFKYITKGPDRARAVIETFGAGAPCSDSHGEAISSLGDQPVNAQKHPDDVDEVREYIDCRYLSSHEAIWRMFEFDIHFRTPAVERLAVHLPLMNSIVYPADQPLANIVDDPRYMQTTLTEWFTANTISPAARELTYIEFPTKWVWNRKAKAWHSRKGSRKIGRAIYINPSCGELYYLRMLLNVAKGATSYEDLRTVSGVLHPTFKDVCQAAGLLGDDNEWRECLKEASVWGTASQMRQLLVTIILFCSVCDALSLFSEFYMYFTDDIHHKIRKMVGLPRYKVPEEHLRNHDLLELDRLFVKNGASMTDYGLPNPDPTLCSKVKNRLMAEELAYDSEMLLHVHETLINQLNSEQRHIYDVVIQSVYGKTGRCFFVYGYGGTGKTFLWNAIISRLRSEKHIVLAVASSGVAALLLPGGRTAHSRFKIPIVIDESSMCDIKRGTFLADLVVQSSLIIWDEAPMTHRHCFESLDRSMRDILGQLDSSNSDRMFGGKTMLLGGDFRQVLPVVEGGNRLDTIDASITNSYLWDHVKILKLTTNMRILGMGRSGLAAKEVKDFSDWVLSVGDGTAKGTAEIDDGDSELIEIPSDILVPRLDSAIDDIISSTYPNLEASYSDPTYLRERAIIAPKNDTIDEINSCILSLVPGNEKVYLSSDTLVESSKENGNLDLLYPIEFLNSLQFKGIPHHKLMLKIGSPVMLLRNLNQSAGLCNGTRLIITQLGARVLEAQIITGSHIGDKVLLPRIALHVSSTKWPFVLSRRQFPVRLCYAMTINKSQGQTLQNVGLYLPRPVFSHGQLYVAISRVTSRKGLRILIDDDTDPNTNATQNIVYKEILRSLW